Part of the Deltaproteobacteria bacterium genome is shown below.
AGCCTCATCCATCGGGCCACGCTGGGGGTGGCCAAGCGCCTCGCCGAGAGCGGGGCCGAGCCGGCCGAGCCGGCAGCCGGAGGACGCCATGGCGTGCAGCGTGTCTGAGGACCTCACCGCCTACTTCGACGGCGAGCTGGCCGCGCCCGAGCGCGCCAGGGTCGAGGTGCACCTCGCCACCTGCGCCGAGTGCCGGGGCGAGCTGGAGCTGGTGCGCGGATTGTCGGCGCGGATGCAGGCGATGCCGATGATCGAGCCCTCCGCGCAGCTGCGGCGCGACGTGCTCAACGCCTTGCCCGAGCCGAAGCCAGGGCTCTTCGCCTGGCTGCGCAACCTCGCGCCGCTGGGCGGGCTGGCCGCGGCGGCAGGTGTGATGTTGAGTTTGTCGCACGTGAACACCGACCGCGCGTCGTCGGGGGGCGACATCGTGCTCGCCGAAAATCTGGAGGTGGTGGAGAACCTCCCCGCGCTGGAGACGGCCGACCTCTCCGACGAGGACCTCGAGGTGGTGGCCCAGCTCGACCAGCTCGAGGTCAAGGAGTAGCCATGCGCCGCGCGATCCTTCTCACGCTGGCCGTGCTGACCGTGGCGCCGCGCCTCGCGCACGCGCAGGCCGACAACGCCCAGGCCTTCAACCAGCTCTCCGACGCCGACAAGCAGGCCCTGCGGCAGAAGCTGGAGGAGTTCAAGAAGCTCCCGCCCGAGGAGCAGGCCCGCATCCGCGAGAACCTCGGCAAGCTGCACGCCATGACCCCCGATGAGCGCGCCCAGGTCCGCGCCAACTTCCGCTCCTTCCTGGCGCTGCCGCCGGATGAGCGCCAGGCGCTGCGCGCGCAGTGGCAGGGGCTCACGCCGGAGAAGCGGGCCGAGCTGCGCTCCCGCTTCCAGCACGTGATGAGCGAGCGCGACCCGGAGCGGCGCGCGAAGCTGCTCGAGAACCTGCGGCGGTGGCGCGAGCTGTCGCCGGAGAAGCGCGAGGAGCTGCGGGAGCGCATGCGCGAGCGCCGCCGGGAGCGCCGCGAGCGCGAGCGCTAACGTCGAACGAAGACGGCCGAGATCGCGTCTTCGTACGCGAGTTGGAAGGCGTCGCTCTTGCGGAGCTGCGCGGTGAGCGGCGCGTCGAGCGGCGCGAGGACGACCCGAGCCGCTTGCAGCCGCGGATCCCAATCCGCCGGCGATGCTTGTCCGCGCCAGGTGCGCAGGTGCCTGGCGATCTCCGGATCCGTGTAGACGTTGGTCCGGCCGTCCATCGACACCGGGTGCTCGGGCAGCTTCCAGATGAGAAAGCCGCCCCAGTTGAAGTCGTTGTAGAGCGGCCCGGGCCAGCCCGCGCTGCGGATCCGATCCGTCGCCGCGAGCGGAAAAGACTGCGCCAGCGCCTTCTCGAGCTGCGGCTCGCGCTGGGCCAGCACGGCCGCCACCAGCACGGAGAAGCCGAGCGTCGCCACGGCCGTGGCCAGCACCTGGAGCGCAGTCCGCGCGGCGACGGGCAACGTGGGCAGCGGGAGTCGCACGTCCGCGAGCACGGGTAACGCCACCATCGCGGGCAGCCACGTGTCGCGCTCGGCCCGGGCGCCCAGCGCGAG
Proteins encoded:
- a CDS encoding zf-HC2 domain-containing protein; translated protein: MACSVSEDLTAYFDGELAAPERARVEVHLATCAECRGELELVRGLSARMQAMPMIEPSAQLRRDVLNALPEPKPGLFAWLRNLAPLGGLAAAAGVMLSLSHVNTDRASSGGDIVLAENLEVVENLPALETADLSDEDLEVVAQLDQLEVKE
- a CDS encoding DUF3106 domain-containing protein is translated as MRRAILLTLAVLTVAPRLAHAQADNAQAFNQLSDADKQALRQKLEEFKKLPPEEQARIRENLGKLHAMTPDERAQVRANFRSFLALPPDERQALRAQWQGLTPEKRAELRSRFQHVMSERDPERRAKLLENLRRWRELSPEKREELRERMRERRRERRERER